In Deltaproteobacteria bacterium, the genomic window CCAGCTTCACGACCGGAGCTGCCTATACGACGCGGACGACGGCGCGGTCAATGGAAATCCGACGCACCTGGAAATCCGACGCACCCGCTGACCGGGGCAGACCCGTGGCCGGGGCTGGCGTTCGAGCGAAGCTCAGAAGGAGACGACGGCGGGGTACACCTGGGGCCGAGTACCGGGGTCCAGTCGGGCCGGGGACGTCAGGCGGGTAGGTCGGAGAAGGGGTCGCTGCGTCCAGGTGGCGAGCGGGAGGGGTGCAGCTGGGGCACCTCGGTTGCGAGGCCCAGATGAGCGAGTATCTTGCGGATGACTCGCGGGTCATCGATGGTTGCGATCAGTGACATCCGGCCGCCACAGCGGGGACAGGCGAGCACGTCGAAGTCGAAGGCGCGCCGCATGAGGTTCGCCCAGGTCCAGTGGCGAGGCTTGCTGACACCGCTCGGCCTGGGCCGCTCGGCTGCGTCGGCGGGCTCGCGACACGCCCGGGTCTCCGCTTCGGGAGCACGATCGGGGCACCCCTCGACGCGGTCCGGCTCGGCAGCGTTTGCTTCTGCTGGAGCGCGCGCCTCCGCCCCGCCGTGCGCGACGGCCCGCCCGCGCCAGCGGGCATGGGGGGCCAGGACGCCATGGTAGAGGACGAGGTTGATCCGGGGACGCGGGGTCAGCGCCGCGAGTTTCTCGAGGAGCTCGACGGGCTCGAAGAGGAGGTGGGTGGTGCCGTCGGACCACTCGCCCTTGAGAAGCACGAGCACGCGCCCGTCGCCGGTGAGCTCGAGGCGATCCTGGGCCACCGGCGGTCGCAGGACGTAGCGGCAGAGGCGCTCGAGCCCTTCGCGGTCATCGGCCCGCACGGCGAGATTGGCATGGAGGTCGAAGCCCTCGAGGTGTGCCTGGCACGGCCCCCTGGAGGTGACCCACGGGGCATTCGGCTCGCGCCCGATCTGCAGGACGCGGGCACCGGCGCGCGGGCCGAGCGCGACGTGCCCCTGCACGGAGGCGCTGCTGATGCCGGCGAGCGCGGGCGCTTCCTCGGTGAACGGATCAGGCGGCGCTTCGCTGGCGTCCCCGCCGTCGAGCCCGCGGCGCGCGAGGAGGCGCTGCACACGGCGGCGGACGGTGGCGAGCAGCCGCGCGACGTCCGCGTCGGTCGGGGGTTCGGCCGGGTGGAACTCCAGGGAGCCCATCTCGGTCTCGCCGAAGATCCCGTCGAGCACGAGAGTGTGGAAGTGGATGTTCAGGTTCAGCCCACCCCCGAAGCGCTGGATCACGGTCACGGCACCTCCCTGCGCGCCCTTCACGCCGCGCCGACGCGCCCGGCGGCGGTAGAAGCCGAGGACCGCCCGGACGTACACCGCCAGCACCGCACGGCAGAGTTTGTGGTTCCACGCGAGGAGGTATCGGAGGCGATGCGGCACCGTGAGGACCCACTGGCGCACGGGCACACGCGGCAGCACCTCGTCCACGAGGTGCGCCGCCTGCTCGCTCATGCGTCGACCGCCGCAGCTGGGGCAGAACCCGCGCCCCTTGCAGGAGAACGGCACGAGTCGTTCGTAAGCGCAGTCGCCGCAGCGCACCCGCGCGAAGCCGCGCGCAAGCACGCCACAGGTGAGGAACTCCCGGAACTCCTTCTCCACGAAACGCGGCACGCCGGCGCCGTCGGTGCGCTCGGCCGCGTCGCGGAGGAAGGTCTCGAGATGGTCGCGGACCAGCCCGTGGAGGATCGTGCCCTCCGCGCCGCGCGGCTGGTACGCGTTGACGGCCACGGCTACCGCTCCAGCCAGGGACGTGCCGGCCGAACCCCGGGCAGAGAACGCGGCGCGTGCCCGACGATTGCGTGCGTCGCTGTAACGTCGACCCGTAACATCGTGTTGCCGAGCTCCCGCGCGGGCTTGCGCACCCAGGCCCCGACAGTGCCCTCCGGCGGGTGGACCGCGTGCGGAGGCCGTGGGGGTTGACATGCCGGAGCTGTCGCGGTTCTTCGGCATCATCATTCGCATGTTCGTCGAGATCGGCGGCCCTCATCATCGTCCTCACTTCCACGCGTACTATCAGGACGACGTGGCCATCTTCGGCATCGACCCGGTCGATTTGATCGCCGGGACGCTGCCTCGACGCCAGCGGCGGCTCGTCGAAGCATGGGCGGAGCTTCACCAGGAGGAGCTGATGGCCGATTGGGACTACCTCCAAGCCGGCCGCCCCCCGCGGCCCATCGAGCCACTGAAGTAGGAGGAAGGGTGAACCACCCCATCTACCACGTTCGTGGCTTCGAGATCGTAGGTTGCTACGTGCTGCGCGTCGCGTTCGATGACGGCACGGCGCAGACGATCGACTTCGAACCCGTGCTGGCGGGAGAACTCTTCGGGCCACTCCGCGATCCGGCACTTTTTCGGCAGGTCCGGCTCGATCCCGAGGTCCATACGCTCGTATGGCCCAACGGCGCCGATTTCGATCCGGCCACGCTGCACGACTGGCCAGACCACGTCCAAGCGTTCGTCAGCCGGGCGCGCAGCTGGGCGACCGCCGCGCATCGCTCCGTCTGAGGAAACCGGATACCGGCGGCCGCCGGCTCGCACGGATTATAGGAGCCAAGCGCCCCCACCCGGGCCCCGGTCCCGCAGGGCCGACACCCCACTCCGGAGCCACATACGCGCCAGTGCGCGCGGCCATTACGGAAGGTGTGAGATGCGCCTGACCTGCTGCGTCAGTCGCGGCGGGACCGCGCTCGGTGGGCGTTGACGCCGGCGCTCACGAACGGCAGAGCTGGGGACGTGATGGCCGTCGTCGAGGCGCAAGTGGCCGGGCCCGTCGTGAGCCAGGGGTTCTGCTACGCGCTGTTTGCGTACGACGCCGGCCTCGCGATCGACCTCGACGAGGCCGAGCGGCTCGTGACGGCGACGACCCAGCGCGCCACGATCCCGCACAAGCACCGCGCGCCCAAGTACTTCGAGTACCACCCGTCGCCGCTGCGCGCGACACAGGCAACGGAGCCCCTCACCATCGGTGCCCATCGGACCCTGCCGTTCGTCGACACCGTGCTCTACGACTTCGGCGGGGTCTCGGTTACCTACCAGATCCCGCTCGCCGGCCCACTCGGCGACCTCGTCAGACTGAGCGAGTCGCTCTACGACAACGCGGAGCTGCTGGCGGATTCTCGCCGCCGGGTGGAGGAGCTGCTCGGAAGGATCGCCTCCGCCGTGACGCGGCCCCGGCTCACGGACTTCGTCGAGCCCTATACGATCTTCGAGGTGGCGGAGTTCGCCACGCCGTGGACGCCGGTGCAACTCTACACGACGTACGCCCACGAGGTGGCTCGCATCCTGCGCTCCGAGCGCGCCGCGCTCTCGTCCCAGGAGGTGGACGACGCGGTCGCGCACCGCATCTCCTTCGGGCCCGACGACATCGCGCTCATCGACTGGGACGCCACCCTGATCGCCGACCGCGACGCCGATGACGTGCGCGCCGTGCTCGAGTTCGCCAACGTCGAGCTGCTCGAGATGCGCTACCTCGACCAGCAGCTGGACGACGCGCTCGACGAGTCGTACGACGTCCTCTCCCGGCGCGCCTGGCGCTTCGGCCTGGCGGCCTCCTCGCGCGCCGACCTGCGCCGGGTGGGCCAGCTGCAGGTGGACAACGCGCTCCTCTTCGAGGGTGTCAACAACGCCCTCAAGCTCCTCGGCGACCAGTACCTCGCCCGCGTCTATCGGCTGGCCTCCAGCCGCTTCCACCTGGCCGAGTGGGACGCGAGCATCCTGCGGAAGCTCCAGACGCTCGACAGCATCTACCAGAAGATGTCCGACCAGGCCGCCACCCGCCGGATCGAGATGCTCGAGTGGATCGTGATCGTGCTCATCGCCACCGAGATCGTGCTGTCGTTCGCGCCGCGATTCACGAGTCTCCGGTGAGCGGCGGCGCGACGAGCATGCGCGACGCGGAACTCTGGTCGGCCGATCCGGAGAAGGTCGCCGACGCCGGCGCCTCCTGGGGCGCCGGCGCCACCCACTGACCTCGCACGCTGCGCCCTCGCGGGAGTGACGTCGATCTGCCGGGACGGACAACACGCTTGGTCGGGTCCGCTTGCGAGGCCACTCCCGCCCGGCGTAATTGACCGTATGCCCACCCTGCCGCAGCGCACCCGCGTATACCGGTGTCATCATCTCGACTCGACACGCTGGGACGACATCGTTCCCCGTCCCGACGACATCGTGATCACGACCTCGCTCAAGGCGGGGACGACGTGGACCCAGCGCATCGTGAGCCTCCTCGTCTTCCAGAGGGTCGAGCTTCCGAAAACGCTGCACTGGGTGTCGCCCTGGCCGGACTCGCGCTTCATCATTCCGAGAGCCGAGATGCGGGAGGTCGTCGAGAGCCTCCGGCACCGGCGCTTTCTCAAGAGCCACCTCGCCCTCGACGGCCTCCCCTATCGGGAGAGCACGAAGTACATCTACGTCGGGCGGGATACGCGGGATGTCTTCATGTCGACCTGGAACCACATCAGGGCCTACACCCCATTCGCACGCGAGCTCTTGAACTCCGGGGAGAATCCGCCGGCGGAGCCCTTCCTCGAGCCTCCCGAAGACATCCGCGAGTTCTGGCGTCTATGGATCACGCGCGCGACGTATCCGTGGGAGAGCGACGGATTCCCCTACTGGTCGCACCATCACCACGCGCGCACCTATTGGGACTTCCGGCACCTGCCGAACCTGCTATTCGTTCACTACAACGATCTGAAGGCGGACCTGCAAGGCGAGATGCGGCGCATCGCGCGTTTCCTCGACATCGAGGTCCCCGAGGAGAAGTGGCCCATGCTCGCCGAGGCCGCGACGTTCGCGGCGATGAGACGCGACGCCGAGGTGCTCGGACCCGAGATGGACATGATCTTCGAGGGCGGCGCCAACCGGTTCCTCTACAAGGGGACGAACGATCGCTGGCGCGACGTATTGACGAGCGACGACGTGGCGCTCTACGAGGCCGCGGCGGCACGCACGCTGACGCCCGACTTGAAGCGATGGCTCGAGCAGGGCGCCGCATCGGGGATCGACCCGAAATCGTGAGGCGACGGGTCATGACGAACGAGCACATCCCGCCCTCGGCAGTCTGCGCCCGATAGCTCCGCAGGCTGTCGACAATCTGATTGGAGCATAGTCCCCACAACGGCCGAAGTTGACGGTACTTATCAGACGCTGGACGACCGATCCTCAGGCGCTCATCGCAAGCAAAAAGGACTGGCCCATGGTCTCGACGGTCGGTCCGAGGCCCGGCTGGATCGCGGGAAGCTTGATCTCGGGGTGCTCGGTGTCGAACAGGAACTCGGCGAGCCCCAGGTCCCCGCGATCGTGGAGGCGGTTTCCGAGGTCCATGGTGAGCAGCTCGTGCTCCACGTTCCCCAAAATCGCGTAGCGGGCCACGATCCCGGTCCGTTGAAAGCGCAACCACTCGAACGTCCAGATCCGTTCCTCGCGCGCGCACATCACGACGTGGGCTGCACCGAGGCGCTCGGTGACGAACCTCATCATGAGCTTGAAGAGCCCAAGCGAGACGGCGGTCGGGAGGCGATCGACCTTGGGGCGCCCGGGAACGATGGCGAACCGGCTCATCTCGACGGTCCGCGGCGAGCGGAGGCGCGGCGGAAGCGAGAAGTATTCCTCCGCCTCCAGGCGGCCGGCCGAACGGGGCGTGACGCGCATCGTGCCGACAGGCTCGGCAGAGGCGGCATTCTCGGCGAGGAGTAGCCATGAACGATGGTCATAGCCGTCCGGCACCGGGACATCGTACCCGCAGCTTCCCTTGTAGACGCGCCGCCGCACGTCCAGAGCGGCCTCGAAGGCCTCCGGGGTCTGACACACGCTGAACTGAAACCCCTGGAGCAGGTCGGCATAGAGCGAGCGCCCCAGCTCCGTCCGGCCGCTGCTGGTGAGCCATTGGTTGTCTCGCAGCTGCTGGTACTCTGGCATGGCACACCTCCACCCGGGAGACGTGCAACCGCCGTGCCCGCAACGATCACCCTCCACGCCACACCAAGCCAAAGCCCCTTCGCGCGTCACTAGGAACGATGGTTCTCATTGCCGGGGCGGGGCGCCCTCCGGTTCACCCCAGGCGGACCTCGGTCGCATGTCCCCCCAGGCCCTATCTCGGCGACGTTGGCCCTGCGACGGCAGGTACGACTGCGGTGGGGGCCGGGGGGCGGCAGCGGGCGTCCCCCGCGTCTATCCTCGAGAAGCCGCTGGCGAGGGCTACGTTCAGCGCGAGAGCTTCATGGCGCGAGCCCGTAGAACACACGCGCGTTCTCGCCGAGCACCCGCGCCTTCACCGCTGCCGTCAGGTCCGTCCGCTCCCGCAGCGCCCGGGTCGACTCCGGGAAGTCGCTGTCCCAGTGCGGGTAGTCGCTGGCGTAGAGGATGAAGTGTGGCCCGAGCGTGTCGGCGGCGAACGCGACACCCACCTCTTCCGGCTCGCAGCTCACGTAAAGCTGCCCGCGCCGCACGTACTCGCGCGGGTCGCGCTTGCACGCGGGCGCGAGCCGGCCGCGCTTCTCGACGTGCTCGTGCAGGCGCTCGAAGAAGTAGGGCACCCAGCCGACACCCGACTCGAGCAGCCCGACGCGCAGCCGCGGGTGGCGCTCGAAGACGCCGCCCAGCACGAGCGCCGTCGTCGCCACCATCATGTCGAAGGGGAAGCTCACGCAGTGGACCTGGAGGTAGTTGTCGAAGCGCTCCGAGCCGAGCTTCGGGAGGTGAATACCGGGCGCACCGTGGACGCAGAGGGCGATGTCCAGCTCCTCGGCCGCGTTGTAGAGGGGCTCCAGGTCGGGATGATCGAGGTTCCGGGCCTTCAATGCGGCCGGGACCATGGTGGCGACGAGGCCGAGCGCCTTCGCCTCGCGCATGATCTGGATCGACGTCGCGACATCCTCGATCGGGACGACGGCGACGCCCTGGAGCCGCCCCCCGTGCGGCCGGCAGTAGCCGGCGAGCCAGCGGTTGTAGAGGCGGGCGAACTCGGCCGCGAAACGCGCATCCTCGATGCTCGGCAGGGCGAGCGCGACGTTGGGGAAGAACACCATCGTCTCGATCCCCTCGCGATCCGCGTCGGCGAGCACGCCCTCGGGCGTGAACGGGTTGGCGCCGCGGTCGATGCAGAGGCCCTGATCGGGCGGGCACCCGGCGCCCGGACCGCGCGACTGCGGGTAAGGCCGCCCCTCGATCATGAGCGCGCCGTCCTCGCCGGGCGTGCTGAACCGGATCTTGTCGGGAAAGCGCTCGAGGAGCTCGCCGATCAGCTCGCGGCCCTCGATCACATGGGCGTCGCAGTCGATGACCCGCATGCTCAGCCCCCGTACGGAGGAAATCCGCCGACGTTGATTCCGCTGGTGAGCCCGCCGTCGGCGACGATCGCCGCGCCCGTGATCGCCGACGACTCGTCGCTGGCGAGGAAGAGGGCGACGTTGGCGATCTCGGCGGGGCGGAGGTTGCGGCCGAGGGCGTGCATCGCGGCAACGTCGTCGAGCGAGCGGCCGCCGAAGACGGCGAGCCGCTCGAGGGCGGGGGTCAGGACGGCGCCCGGGCAGATGCAGTTGGCGCGGATGTTCTTCCGGCCGTATTCGAGCGCCACCGAGCGGGTCAGGTTGATCATGCCGCCCTTGGCCGTGTTGTACGGGCTCCCGAGGATGCCGCCGTAGAGCCCTTCCACCGACGACGTGTTGATGATCGAGCCGCCGCCGCGCTCGAGCATGCGCGGGATGGCGGCTCGCATCCCGTAGAAGACGCCGGTCAGCATGACGCGGAGGCTCCGTTCCCAGATCTCGGGATCCAGCTCGCCGACGTAGCCGCCGCCCGTCCAGTAGGCGTTGTTGTGGATGACGTCGAGGCCGCCGTAGCGCTCGACGGCGAAGGCGACCAGCGCCTCGACCTCGGCAAGCGTGCCGACGTCGGCGTGGCAGTACGCGGCCTCGCCGCCCGCGTCGCGAACGTCCGCGGTCAGTCGCTCGCCTGCCTCGTCGGCGATGTCCGCGCAGACGACACGGGCCCCTTCCTCGGCGAAGCGGCGGACCGTCGCGGCGCCGATGCCCGAGGCGCCGCCCGTCACGATCGCCACCTTGCCGGCGAGCCTGCCCATGGACGAGCGCGGTGTAACAAGCGCGCGTTCGCCCAGTCAACCGTCCGATCAACTATCCGGAGGACCGCCTTGACGGCGTCACGGAACCGCGGCCTTCCCCTGGAATTCGGTGGCGTCGTTCCGGAGTACACCATCCGTGGCGTACGTCGCCTCCCAGCAGTCCCCGTTCGTCTGCTGCAGCTGGAGCCGCGCCGGGAGCGCGAGCGGTAGCGGCGGAAGCGGCAGATTCGGGCCGCCTCCCTTCACGGTGATAGTGTCCCGACATGCTCCGCTGCCACCGGTTCACACCCCTGCGGGGGCCTGCTAGGTTGGATCAATGGCGCGCGGCGCCCCCGCCCAGGCCCGTTACACGAAGGACCAGTACTTCGAGCTGGTGAAGAAGGGTGTGCTCCGCCCGGACGACCGGGTGGAGCTGCTGGAGGGGGTGGTCGTCGCGATGGCGCCGCACAATCCCGGTCACGCGTCGGCGATCAGGAAGGTATCGGACGGGCTCCGCCGCGCCTTCGGAGACAGCGGGGTCATCAGTGTCCAGCTCCCGCTCGTGGCTGGCCGCTACTCCGTGCCGGAGCCGGACGTGGCCGTTCTTCCCGGACGCAACGAGGACTACCAGGAGGCGCATCCGACGGAGGCGTTGCTCGTCGTCGAGGTCGCGGACAGCTCTCTCGCCCAGGACCGGATCACGAAGGCGGCGCTCTACGCGCGGGCGGGCGTCCCCGAGTACTGGATCGTCAACCTGCGGGACGACTGCGTCGAGGTTTACCGCCGCCTCGACCGTCGGGCGCGCTGCTACGGCGAGACGCGGGTCGTCCGGCGCGGAGGGCGGCTCGAGCCGGAAGCGCTCCCTGGGGCGACGATCGGTGCCGACGACCTGCTGCCGACACGCAAGCCGCGTTCCGGCTGAACTGACTGCTACACGACGCCGTCGCGGCGGAATCTCGCGATCTCCTCGGCCCCGAAACCGAGAGTGGCCAGTACGCTCTCGGTGTGCTCACCGAATCTGGGCGGTGCTGTTCTGAGCGAGGCCGGCGTCTCGGAGAGCTTGATCGGCGTGCCGAGCGTGAGCGTCCCACCGTGCTCGACGACCATCCCCCGGTGGCGCACCTGCGGGTCGGCGAACGCCTCCTCGAGCGTCGCGACCGGGGCGAAGCAGATGTCGACGTCGCCAAGCTCTGCGACCCATTCGGCGAGCGTCTTCGTGCGAAACGCGGCGCGGAAGAAGGCGAACATCTCCGCACGCTTCGCGCCCTCGTCCCATTGCTGCTGGATGAAATCCTCGCGTCCGAAGTGCCGGCAGAGGGTCGCCCAGAAGTGCTCCTCGTAGGCGCCGACCGTGACGTGCCGCCCGTCGCGTGTCTCGTAGACGGCATAGCAGGGAAAGTGTCCGGTGAGCTGCGTCTTCCCGCGCTCGGGTGGGCGCCCCGAGAGCAGGTAGAGCAGCGTGTGGTAGACGTTCCACGCGACGGCGCCGTCGAGCATGGCGACGTCGACCAGCTGGCCGCGGCCGGTGCGCTCACGGGCGATGAGCGCCGTCAGGATGCCGACCGCCGCCATGAGGGAGCCCGCG contains:
- a CDS encoding SDR family oxidoreductase — protein: MGRLAGKVAIVTGGASGIGAATVRRFAEEGARVVCADIADEAGERLTADVRDAGGEAAYCHADVGTLAEVEALVAFAVERYGGLDVIHNNAYWTGGGYVGELDPEIWERSLRVMLTGVFYGMRAAIPRMLERGGGSIINTSSVEGLYGGILGSPYNTAKGGMINLTRSVALEYGRKNIRANCICPGAVLTPALERLAVFGGRSLDDVAAMHALGRNLRPAEIANVALFLASDESSAITGAAIVADGGLTSGINVGGFPPYGG
- a CDS encoding CoA transferase, encoding MTPLDHLRLLDLSRQLPGPFCSTLLADLGADVLTIAAPGDPFGTGIPFLARNKRSMTLNLKSDAGRDIFLRLAAEADVVLEGFRPGVMARLGIGWERLSALNPRLVYCAISGYGQDGPHRDRVGHDVNYLAAAGVLHYVGEAGGPPVIPGVQIADIGAGSLMAAVGILTALIARERTGRGQLVDVAMLDGAVAWNVYHTLLYLLSGRPPERGKTQLTGHFPCYAVYETRDGRHVTVGAYEEHFWATLCRHFGREDFIQQQWDEGAKRAEMFAFFRAAFRTKTLAEWVAELGDVDICFAPVATLEEAFADPQVRHRGMVVEHGGTLTLGTPIKLSETPASLRTAPPRFGEHTESVLATLGFGAEEIARFRRDGVV
- a CDS encoding sulfotransferase domain-containing protein, with the protein product MPTLPQRTRVYRCHHLDSTRWDDIVPRPDDIVITTSLKAGTTWTQRIVSLLVFQRVELPKTLHWVSPWPDSRFIIPRAEMREVVESLRHRRFLKSHLALDGLPYRESTKYIYVGRDTRDVFMSTWNHIRAYTPFARELLNSGENPPAEPFLEPPEDIREFWRLWITRATYPWESDGFPYWSHHHHARTYWDFRHLPNLLFVHYNDLKADLQGEMRRIARFLDIEVPEEKWPMLAEAATFAAMRRDAEVLGPEMDMIFEGGANRFLYKGTNDRWRDVLTSDDVALYEAAAARTLTPDLKRWLEQGAASGIDPKS
- a CDS encoding DUF2442 domain-containing protein, which produces MNHPIYHVRGFEIVGCYVLRVAFDDGTAQTIDFEPVLAGELFGPLRDPALFRQVRLDPEVHTLVWPNGADFDPATLHDWPDHVQAFVSRARSWATAAHRSV
- a CDS encoding DUF4160 domain-containing protein — protein: MFVEIGGPHHRPHFHAYYQDDVAIFGIDPVDLIAGTLPRRQRRLVEAWAELHQEELMADWDYLQAGRPPRPIEPLK
- a CDS encoding amidohydrolase, giving the protein MRVIDCDAHVIEGRELIGELLERFPDKIRFSTPGEDGALMIEGRPYPQSRGPGAGCPPDQGLCIDRGANPFTPEGVLADADREGIETMVFFPNVALALPSIEDARFAAEFARLYNRWLAGYCRPHGGRLQGVAVVPIEDVATSIQIMREAKALGLVATMVPAALKARNLDHPDLEPLYNAAEELDIALCVHGAPGIHLPKLGSERFDNYLQVHCVSFPFDMMVATTALVLGGVFERHPRLRVGLLESGVGWVPYFFERLHEHVEKRGRLAPACKRDPREYVRRGQLYVSCEPEEVGVAFAADTLGPHFILYASDYPHWDSDFPESTRALRERTDLTAAVKARVLGENARVFYGLAP
- a CDS encoding transposase; this translates as MRMMMPKNRDSSGMSTPTASARGPPAGGHCRGLGAQARAGARQHDVTGRRYSDARNRRARAAFSARGSAGTSLAGAVAVAVNAYQPRGAEGTILHGLVRDHLETFLRDAAERTDGAGVPRFVEKEFREFLTCGVLARGFARVRCGDCAYERLVPFSCKGRGFCPSCGGRRMSEQAAHLVDEVLPRVPVRQWVLTVPHRLRYLLAWNHKLCRAVLAVYVRAVLGFYRRRARRRGVKGAQGGAVTVIQRFGGGLNLNIHFHTLVLDGIFGETEMGSLEFHPAEPPTDADVARLLATVRRRVQRLLARRGLDGGDASEAPPDPFTEEAPALAGISSASVQGHVALGPRAGARVLQIGREPNAPWVTSRGPCQAHLEGFDLHANLAVRADDREGLERLCRYVLRPPVAQDRLELTGDGRVLVLLKGEWSDGTTHLLFEPVELLEKLAALTPRPRINLVLYHGVLAPHARWRGRAVAHGGAEARAPAEANAAEPDRVEGCPDRAPEAETRACREPADAAERPRPSGVSKPRHWTWANLMRRAFDFDVLACPRCGGRMSLIATIDDPRVIRKILAHLGLATEVPQLHPSRSPPGRSDPFSDLPA
- a CDS encoding Uma2 family endonuclease, whose protein sequence is MARGAPAQARYTKDQYFELVKKGVLRPDDRVELLEGVVVAMAPHNPGHASAIRKVSDGLRRAFGDSGVISVQLPLVAGRYSVPEPDVAVLPGRNEDYQEAHPTEALLVVEVADSSLAQDRITKAALYARAGVPEYWIVNLRDDCVEVYRRLDRRARCYGETRVVRRGGRLEPEALPGATIGADDLLPTRKPRSG